Proteins encoded within one genomic window of Lynx canadensis isolate LIC74 chromosome B2, mLynCan4.pri.v2, whole genome shotgun sequence:
- the CB2H6orf47 gene encoding uncharacterized protein C6orf47 homolog translates to MFLRRLGGWLPRPWGRRKPMKPDLPAPEPRPVDSSSENSGSDWDSAPETMGDVGPPKAKDPGVRRSCGAAPQPSRESQDEQLGSKRMDSLKWDKTISNTQESGRLETGGTIPKLGRDPVDSSGTRRSGVSPEGGLSPTGPEAPVEKPGRHQKLLGWLRGDPDGGAGAPLQYLGGPEECLQISTNLTLHLLELLASALLGLCSRPLRAALDALGLRGPVGLWLHGLLCFLAALHGLHAVLSLLTAHPLHFACLFGLLQALVLAVSLREPSGDEEATDLEGEKLEREGEEWRGDPGKGL, encoded by the coding sequence ATGTTCCTGCGACGACTTGGTGGCTGGCTACCTCGCCCCTGGGGCCGCCGGAAACCAATGAAACCTGACCTGCCTGCCCCAGAACCCAGACCAGTGGACAGCTCCTCTGAGAATTCAGGGAGTGACTGGGATAGTGCCCCAGAAACCATGGGAGATGTGGGGCCTCCCAAGGCCAAAGACCCAGGGGTACGGAGGAGCTGTGGGGCTGCTCCACAGCCAAGCAGGGAGTCCCAAGATGAGCAACTGGGAAGCAAAAGAATGGATTCCCTCAAGTGGGACAAGACTATCTCTAACACTCAAGAGTCTGGGAGACTGGAGACTGGAGGGACCATTCCCAAACTTGGACGGGATCCTGTGGACTCAAGTGGCACCAGGAGATCTGGAGTGTCCCCTGAAGGGGGACTGAGCCCCACCGGGCCTGAAGCCCCAGTGGAGAAGCCAGGGCGGCATCAGAAACTGCTGGGCTGGCTACGGGGGGATCCAGATGGGGGAGCAGGGGCTCCCTTGCAGTACCTGGGGGGCCCAGAGGAGTGTCTGCAGATCTCAACCAACTTGACTCTGCACCTGCTGGAGCTGCTGGCCTCAGCACTGCTGGGGCTGTGCTCAAGGCCTCTGAGGGCAGCTTTGGACGCGTTGGGCCTGCGTGGACCCGTGGGCCTCTGGCTGCATGGGCTGCTGTGCTTCCTGGCTGCCCTgcatgggctccatgctgtgttGAGCCTACTTACTGCTCACCCCCTGCACTTTGCCTGCCTCTTTGGCCTCCTACAGGCCCTAGTGCTGGCTGTCAGCCTCCGGGAGCCCAGTGGGGATGAGGAGGCCACTGACTTGGAGGGTGAGAAGTtggagagggagggtgaggagtGGAGGGGAGATCCGGGAAAGGGGCTGTGA
- the APOM gene encoding apolipoprotein M isoform X1, with the protein MFYQIWAALFYLYGILLNSIYQCPEFSQLTTQRVDGKEFPEPHLGRWYFIAGAAPTKEELATFDPVDNIVFNMASGSAPTQLQLRATIRTKNGLCVPRKWIYHLTEGSTDLRTEGRPDMKTKLFSSSCPGGIMLKESGQGYQRFLLYNRSPHPPEKCVEEFQSLTSCLDSKAFLLTPRNQEACALSSD; encoded by the exons ATGTTCTACCAAATATGGGCAGCTCTATTCTACCTCTATGGTATTCTCCTTAACTCCATCTACCAGTGCCCTGAGTTCAGTCAACTGACAACTCAGAGAGTGGATGGGAAAGAG TTCCCAGAGCCACACCTGGGCCGGTGGTACTTTATCGCAGGGGCAGCTCCCACCAAGGAGGAATTGGCGACTTTTGACCCTGTGGACAACATTGTTTTCAACATGGCTTCAGGCTCTGCCCCCACACAGCTCCAGCTTCGTGCTACCATCCGCAC GAAAAATGGGCTCTGTGTGCCCCGGAAATGGATCTACCACCTGACTGAGGGGAGCACAGATCTCAGAACTGAAG GGCGCCCAGACATGAAGACCAAGCTCTTCTCCAGCTCATGCCCAGGTGGAATCATGCTGAAAGAGTCAGGCCAGGGTTATCAGCGCTTCCTCCTCTACA ATCGCTCACCACACCCTCCTGAGAAGTGTGTGGAGGAATTTCAGTCCCTGACCTCCTGTTTGGACTCCAAAGCCTTCTTACTGACTCCCAGGAATCAAG AGGCCTGTGCGCTGTCCAGTGACTGA
- the GPANK1 gene encoding G patch domain and ankyrin repeat-containing protein 1: protein MSRPSLITFTPATSASDLWKDGQQQSQPEELQSTLDGAAARAFYEALIGDESSAPESQRSQPEPASKRKRKKRRIMREAAAGTSGGHGQRRSLEAEDKMTQWILRAAQEGDLAELRRLLDPREAGGAGGNINARDAFWWTPLMCAARAGQGAAVRYLLGRGAAWVGVCELGGKDAAQLAEEAGFPEVARMVRESHGETRSPENRSQSPSPRYCETCDAHFQDSNHCTSTAHLLSLSHDLRSPNLPLGVPTSSPGFKLLLRGGWEPGMGLGPRGEGRTNPIPTVLKRDQEGLGYRSVPQPRVTHFLARDTRAVAGRERTPRVTTLSRREERKQKEKDRAWERDLRTYMNLEL from the exons ATGTCCAGGCCCTCCCTCATCACCTTCACCCCGGCCACCAGTGCCAGTGACCTCTGGAAAGATGGGCAGCAGCAGTCACAGCCTGAAGAGCTGCAGTCCACCCTGGATGGGGCTGCAGCCCGGGCGTTCTATGAGGCCCTGATTGGCGACGAAAGCAGTGCCCCTGAATCCCAGAGATCTCAGCCTGAACCTGCCagtaagagaaagaggaagaagagaagaataatGAGGGAAGCTGCTGCAGGAACCTCAGGAGGACATGGACAAAGGAGATCCCTTGAGGCGGAGGACAAAATGACCCAGTGGATACTGAGGGCAGCCCAAGAGGGTGACCTAGCAGAACTAAGAAGGCTGTTGGATCCCCGTgaggcagggggagctgggggcaACATCAATGCTCGGGATGCCTTCTGGTGGACCCCCTTGATGTGTGCTGCTCGAGCAGGCCAGGGAGCTGCTGTGCGCTATCTCCTGGGCCGTGGAGCTGCCTGGGTAGGGGTCTGTGAGCTGGGTGGCAAGGATGCTGCTCAGCTGGCTGAAGAAGCAGGCTTCCCTGAGGTGGCCCGCATGGTCAGAGAGAGCCATGGAGAGACAAGGAGTCCAGAGAACCG gTCACAATCACCCTCCCCCCGGTACTGTGAGACCTGCGATGCCCACTTCCAAGACTCTAACCATTGTACATCCACTGCTCACCTGCTGTCACTGTCCCACGATCTCAGGTCCCCCAACCTGCCCCTTGGGGTGCCCACCTCCAGCCCAGGCTTCAAGCTGCTGCTGAGgggaggctgggagcctggaatgGGGCTGGGACCCCGGGGTGAGGGCCGCACCAACCCCATCCCCACTGTCCTCAAGAGGGACCAAGAAGGACTAGGCTACAGATCAGTGCCCCAACCCCGAGTCACACACTTCCTGGCTCGGGATACTCGGGCTGTggctgggagggagagaacccctCGGGTGACCACACTGAGCCgcagggaggaaagaaagcagaaggagaaggacagGGCCTGGGAGCGGGACCTAAGGACATACATGAACCTTGAGTTGTGA
- the APOM gene encoding apolipoprotein M isoform X2 — protein sequence MRLRLEKLWTVFPEPHLGRWYFIAGAAPTKEELATFDPVDNIVFNMASGSAPTQLQLRATIRTKNGLCVPRKWIYHLTEGSTDLRTEGRPDMKTKLFSSSCPGGIMLKESGQGYQRFLLYNRSPHPPEKCVEEFQSLTSCLDSKAFLLTPRNQEACALSSD from the exons TTCCCAGAGCCACACCTGGGCCGGTGGTACTTTATCGCAGGGGCAGCTCCCACCAAGGAGGAATTGGCGACTTTTGACCCTGTGGACAACATTGTTTTCAACATGGCTTCAGGCTCTGCCCCCACACAGCTCCAGCTTCGTGCTACCATCCGCAC GAAAAATGGGCTCTGTGTGCCCCGGAAATGGATCTACCACCTGACTGAGGGGAGCACAGATCTCAGAACTGAAG GGCGCCCAGACATGAAGACCAAGCTCTTCTCCAGCTCATGCCCAGGTGGAATCATGCTGAAAGAGTCAGGCCAGGGTTATCAGCGCTTCCTCCTCTACA ATCGCTCACCACACCCTCCTGAGAAGTGTGTGGAGGAATTTCAGTCCCTGACCTCCTGTTTGGACTCCAAAGCCTTCTTACTGACTCCCAGGAATCAAG AGGCCTGTGCGCTGTCCAGTGACTGA
- the APOM gene encoding apolipoprotein M isoform X4, whose product MASGSAPTQLQLRATIRTKNGLCVPRKWIYHLTEGSTDLRTEGRPDMKTKLFSSSCPGGIMLKESGQGYQRFLLYNRSPHPPEKCVEEFQSLTSCLDSKAFLLTPRNQEACALSSD is encoded by the exons ATGGCTTCAGGCTCTGCCCCCACACAGCTCCAGCTTCGTGCTACCATCCGCAC GAAAAATGGGCTCTGTGTGCCCCGGAAATGGATCTACCACCTGACTGAGGGGAGCACAGATCTCAGAACTGAAG GGCGCCCAGACATGAAGACCAAGCTCTTCTCCAGCTCATGCCCAGGTGGAATCATGCTGAAAGAGTCAGGCCAGGGTTATCAGCGCTTCCTCCTCTACA ATCGCTCACCACACCCTCCTGAGAAGTGTGTGGAGGAATTTCAGTCCCTGACCTCCTGTTTGGACTCCAAAGCCTTCTTACTGACTCCCAGGAATCAAG AGGCCTGTGCGCTGTCCAGTGACTGA
- the APOM gene encoding apolipoprotein M isoform X3 → MFYQIWAALFYLYGILLNSIYQCPEFSQLTTQRVDGKEFPEPHLGRWYFIAGAAPTKEELATFDPVDNIVFNMASGSAPTQLQLRATIRTKNGLCVPRKWIYHLTEGSTDLRTEDRSPHPPEKCVEEFQSLTSCLDSKAFLLTPRNQEACALSSD, encoded by the exons ATGTTCTACCAAATATGGGCAGCTCTATTCTACCTCTATGGTATTCTCCTTAACTCCATCTACCAGTGCCCTGAGTTCAGTCAACTGACAACTCAGAGAGTGGATGGGAAAGAG TTCCCAGAGCCACACCTGGGCCGGTGGTACTTTATCGCAGGGGCAGCTCCCACCAAGGAGGAATTGGCGACTTTTGACCCTGTGGACAACATTGTTTTCAACATGGCTTCAGGCTCTGCCCCCACACAGCTCCAGCTTCGTGCTACCATCCGCAC GAAAAATGGGCTCTGTGTGCCCCGGAAATGGATCTACCACCTGACTGAGGGGAGCACAGATCTCAGAACTGAAG ATCGCTCACCACACCCTCCTGAGAAGTGTGTGGAGGAATTTCAGTCCCTGACCTCCTGTTTGGACTCCAAAGCCTTCTTACTGACTCCCAGGAATCAAG AGGCCTGTGCGCTGTCCAGTGACTGA